The following coding sequences lie in one Streptomyces albofaciens JCM 4342 genomic window:
- the map gene encoding type I methionyl aminopeptidase, whose amino-acid sequence MSGQSLLVPGKISPTRPVPASIPRPEYVGKPAPTPYTGPEVQDAETIERMRVAGRIAAQAMEEAAKLIAPGVTTDELDRVAHEFMCDHGAYPSTLGYRGFPKSLCSSVNEVICHGIPDSTVLKDGDIVNLDVTAYINGVHGDNNATYLCGDVDEESKLLVDRTREALNRAIKAVKPGRQINIIGRVIESYAKRFGYGVVRDFTGHGINSSFHSGLIVPHYDSPHHTTDIKPGMTFTIEPMLTLGTHEYDMWEDGWTVVTKDRKRTAQFEHTLVVTETGAEILTLP is encoded by the coding sequence ATGTCTGGCCAGTCGCTTCTTGTCCCGGGGAAGATCTCCCCCACCCGCCCCGTCCCCGCCTCCATCCCGCGCCCCGAGTACGTGGGCAAGCCCGCGCCCACCCCCTATACGGGTCCGGAGGTGCAGGACGCGGAAACGATCGAGCGGATGCGTGTCGCGGGGCGGATCGCCGCCCAGGCGATGGAGGAGGCCGCCAAGCTGATCGCGCCGGGCGTGACCACCGACGAACTGGACCGGGTGGCCCACGAGTTCATGTGCGATCACGGCGCCTATCCCTCCACCCTCGGCTACCGCGGCTTCCCGAAGTCGCTGTGCTCCTCGGTCAACGAGGTCATCTGCCACGGCATCCCGGACTCGACCGTCCTCAAGGACGGCGACATCGTGAACCTGGACGTGACCGCCTACATCAACGGCGTGCACGGCGACAACAACGCCACCTACCTGTGCGGCGACGTGGACGAGGAGTCCAAGCTGCTGGTGGACCGGACCCGCGAGGCCCTCAACCGGGCGATCAAGGCGGTCAAGCCGGGCCGCCAGATCAACATCATCGGCCGGGTCATCGAGTCGTACGCCAAGCGCTTCGGCTACGGGGTGGTCCGCGACTTCACCGGCCACGGGATCAACTCGTCGTTCCACTCCGGCCTGATCGTCCCGCACTACGACAGCCCGCACCACACCACCGACATCAAGCCCGGCATGACCTTCACCATCGAGCCGATGCTGACGCTGGGCACCCACGAGTACGACATGTGGGAGGACGGCTGGACGGTGGTGACGAAGGACCGCAAGCGGACCGCGCAGTTCGAGCACACCCTGGTCGTCACGGAGACCGGCGCGGAGATCCTGACGCTCCCGTAG
- a CDS encoding HtaA domain-containing protein — protein MAVIRRPLALAAAIATAATTAALCLPSTATAAPAAGGAAPKLELKNGTLDWGVKESFRKYVKGMALGDITTADGARQAPGNGPFTFTGGTGTYDMSTHAVATTFKGSVRFTSKAHGFDIELADLKVTTEGKTGTITADVTAAGKTQDDVALASLDLSGVRPGSGAGGAMTFAKIPAALTAKGAEAFNGMYKEGQELDPATLTVTAGNAQGKPKPAEGGQDGRAGDKGDDKGGDKGGESGAHQGREAGTGTGTGTDAGADTGKKRPEGPSSSASSASSSSSSAPTGTAASDKIVDGTLDWGVKKSFRDYVTGPIAHGKAELAGGAVTSAAGYRFPKGHGTFDGAKSALAAEFNGSVRFTGHEGALDLKFSNLKVKAAGGKGTLVADVSAKSRATGKVTNTPGMALADLKVPAGALVAKNGVVTLKNVPATLTAAGSKAFESMYKPGQALDPVTATVSVDPNAQLPANGAGSGSGSGSGSPDASGSGTASFSSGSASAGGGSLAATGTSAPTGTLAGVAAGLIAAGGAATYAVRRRATR, from the coding sequence ATGGCCGTCATACGCCGCCCGCTCGCCCTCGCGGCCGCCATCGCCACCGCCGCCACCACCGCGGCCCTGTGCCTGCCGTCCACCGCCACGGCCGCCCCCGCGGCCGGCGGGGCGGCACCGAAACTGGAGCTGAAGAACGGCACGCTCGACTGGGGCGTCAAGGAGTCCTTCCGCAAGTACGTCAAGGGCATGGCGCTCGGCGACATCACCACCGCCGACGGCGCCCGGCAGGCCCCGGGCAACGGCCCGTTCACCTTCACGGGCGGCACCGGCACGTACGACATGAGCACCCACGCCGTCGCCACCACCTTCAAGGGCAGCGTCCGCTTCACCTCGAAGGCGCACGGTTTCGACATCGAGCTGGCGGACCTCAAGGTGACGACCGAGGGGAAGACCGGGACCATCACCGCGGATGTCACGGCGGCGGGGAAGACCCAGGACGACGTGGCGCTGGCCTCGCTCGACCTGTCGGGCGTACGGCCGGGCAGCGGCGCGGGCGGAGCGATGACGTTCGCGAAGATCCCGGCCGCACTGACCGCCAAGGGCGCCGAGGCGTTCAACGGCATGTACAAGGAGGGGCAGGAACTCGACCCGGCCACGCTGACGGTGACGGCGGGGAACGCTCAGGGGAAGCCGAAGCCTGCCGAGGGCGGGCAGGACGGCAGGGCGGGTGACAAGGGCGACGACAAGGGAGGTGACAAGGGCGGCGAGTCCGGGGCGCACCAGGGCCGGGAAGCCGGTACCGGCACCGGCACCGGTACCGATGCCGGTGCCGACACCGGCAAAAAGCGGCCGGAAGGCCCGTCCTCCTCGGCTTCCTCGGCGTCCTCGTCCTCTTCGTCCGCCCCGACCGGGACCGCCGCCTCCGACAAGATCGTCGACGGCACCCTCGACTGGGGCGTCAAGAAGTCCTTCCGCGACTACGTGACCGGCCCCATCGCGCACGGCAAGGCCGAACTCGCGGGCGGCGCCGTCACCTCCGCCGCCGGTTACCGCTTCCCGAAGGGCCACGGCACGTTCGACGGCGCCAAGTCGGCCCTCGCGGCGGAGTTCAACGGCTCGGTCCGCTTCACGGGCCACGAGGGCGCGCTCGACCTGAAGTTCAGCAACCTCAAGGTCAAGGCCGCCGGCGGCAAGGGCACGCTGGTCGCGGACGTCTCGGCGAAGTCCCGCGCCACCGGCAAGGTCACCAACACCCCCGGCATGGCACTCGCCGACCTCAAGGTCCCGGCCGGCGCCCTCGTCGCCAAGAACGGTGTCGTCACCCTCAAGAACGTCCCGGCGACGCTGACCGCCGCCGGTTCCAAGGCGTTCGAGAGCATGTACAAGCCGGGCCAGGCCCTCGACCCGGTGACGGCCACCGTGTCCGTCGACCCGAACGCGCAGCTTCCGGCGAACGGAGCCGGCTCGGGCTCGGGTTCGGGTTCGGGTTCGCCCGACGCGTCCGGCAGCGGTACGGCCTCGTTCAGCAGCGGCAGCGCGAGCGCGGGCGGCGGCTCACTCGCGGCCACCGGCACCTCGGCGCCGACCGGCACACTGGCGGGCGTGGCCGCCGGCCTGATCGCGGCGGGCGGCGCAGCCACCTACGCCGTACGCCGCCGCGCCACCCGGTAA
- a CDS encoding heme oxygenase (biliverdin-producing): MAAPSSTPSAQSAAAVPFSTLIRTASHEQHTEAENSSFMGDLLSGKLGVTAYRRYTEQLWFVYRALEDASEALADDPVAGPFIQPELARTAELERDLAHLGGPSWRTGLAPLPATAAYAERITECASRWPAGYVAHHYTRYLGDLSGGQIIRGTAEKTWGFARKGDGVRFYVFEGIGNPAAFKREYRQLLDALPVDDLEKQRVVDECKRAFALNTAVFRELGDEFPLSA, encoded by the coding sequence TTGGCCGCGCCCAGTTCGACCCCGTCCGCGCAGTCCGCCGCAGCGGTGCCGTTCTCCACGCTGATCCGCACCGCGTCGCACGAGCAGCACACGGAGGCCGAGAACTCGTCCTTCATGGGCGACCTGCTCAGCGGCAAACTCGGCGTCACGGCCTACCGGCGCTACACCGAGCAGCTGTGGTTCGTCTACCGCGCGCTGGAGGACGCCTCCGAGGCGCTCGCCGACGACCCGGTCGCCGGGCCGTTCATCCAGCCCGAGCTGGCCCGCACGGCGGAACTGGAGCGCGACCTGGCGCACCTCGGCGGCCCGTCCTGGCGTACGGGGCTGGCGCCCCTGCCGGCCACCGCCGCGTACGCCGAGCGCATCACCGAGTGCGCGAGCCGCTGGCCCGCCGGGTACGTCGCGCACCACTACACCCGCTACCTGGGCGACCTCTCCGGCGGTCAGATCATCCGCGGCACGGCCGAGAAGACCTGGGGCTTCGCGCGCAAGGGCGACGGCGTGCGGTTCTACGTCTTCGAAGGCATAGGCAACCCCGCCGCCTTCAAGCGCGAATACCGGCAGCTGCTCGACGCGCTGCCGGTGGACGACCTGGAGAAGCAGCGGGTGGTCGACGAGTGCAAGCGCGCCTTCGCGCTCAACACGGCGGTGTTCCGGGAGCTGGGCGACGAGTTCCCGCTGAGCGCGTAA
- a CDS encoding PhzF family phenazine biosynthesis protein, translating to MTPTRPVPDLHVVRVFCGPDGQGGNPLGVVRDGAAVPDQAARQALAAELGFSETVFIDDAGSGRLDIHTPGVRLPFAGHPLVGTAWLLRRLGRPVDTLRPPAGAVPVTYDGEDMVWVRGRPEWSAGRRTEEYATPADVDALDGPPPGEGPLYVWAWRDRAAGTVRARYFPRRGDGIVEDEATGAAALTLSHELGRALDIRQGTGSRIRTRPYPDGTIALGGSVRPVPPRP from the coding sequence ATGACCCCGACCCGCCCGGTCCCCGACCTGCACGTAGTACGCGTCTTCTGCGGTCCCGACGGTCAGGGCGGCAACCCGTTGGGCGTCGTACGCGACGGAGCCGCCGTGCCGGACCAGGCCGCGCGCCAAGCGCTCGCCGCCGAACTCGGCTTCAGCGAGACGGTGTTCATCGATGACGCGGGCAGTGGGCGGCTCGACATCCACACGCCCGGCGTGCGTCTGCCCTTCGCCGGGCACCCCCTGGTCGGCACGGCGTGGCTGCTGCGGCGTCTGGGGCGGCCGGTGGACACGCTGCGCCCGCCGGCCGGTGCGGTGCCGGTCACGTACGACGGTGAGGACATGGTGTGGGTACGCGGTCGGCCGGAGTGGTCGGCCGGGCGCCGTACGGAGGAGTACGCGACGCCCGCGGACGTGGACGCGCTGGACGGGCCGCCGCCCGGCGAAGGCCCGCTCTACGTCTGGGCGTGGCGGGACCGGGCCGCGGGCACCGTGCGCGCCCGCTACTTCCCGCGCCGCGGCGACGGCATCGTGGAGGACGAGGCCACCGGCGCCGCGGCGCTCACCCTCAGCCACGAACTGGGCCGGGCCCTGGACATCCGCCAGGGCACCGGCTCCCGCATCCGCACCCGCCCGTACCCGGACGGGACGATCGCGCTGGGCGGCAGCGTACGGCCCGTACCACCGCGGCCCTGA